A segment of the Desulfofundulus kuznetsovii DSM 6115 genome:
TCTGGTCAACCAGGGCGTCAAAAAGGCCTCCACCAGCCCCGCCCCCACCGCCACGGTCAGAGCAACCAGCATCACGCCCGTGTAGCGGGCAAAGGACCCCCATATTTTGCTCCAGGTACTGGAGGGACGGGGAAGAAGCACGAGGGCAAAGGAAAGGGATGCCACCGCACCCACAAACAGTGCGGGCAAATAAAGCAAATGTTGCGGGATAATACAGGCCAGGGCTAAAAGCAATCCGCTCCAGGCCAGGTCGTAATTGAGAAAAGCTACGGTAAAACCCAGAACAAATCCTTTCAGGAAAACCAGAGCAAGGATCACAGGGATACCTATAAATGTTAGCCCTAAAAGGTAAAGGACAACCATGATGAGCATTTTGCCGTACATGGCCTCCCAGGCCACCCGGCCTGCTTCCAGATCCAGATTCCGGGCCTGCTTAATGAATGTATTTATATAATCGTGAAGTTCCTGGATTTGTACCGGGGGAAGGAAGGTAAGGTTCAGGGCACCACAAATCAAACCCAGGGTGAAAAAAATTAATACCAGCAAACAAAGGGGCCAGCTGCTGCGCAGGGAATGGCGGAAAACA
Coding sequences within it:
- the spoIIM gene encoding stage II sporulation protein M yields the protein MLDVFRHSLRSSWPLCLLVLIFFTLGLICGALNLTFLPPVQIQELHDYINTFIKQARNLDLEAGRVAWEAMYGKMLIMVVLYLLGLTFIGIPVILALVFLKGFVLGFTVAFLNYDLAWSGLLLALACIIPQHLLYLPALFVGAVASLSFALVLLPRPSSTWSKIWGSFARYTGVMLVALTVAVGAGLVEAFLTPWLTRMVVGILE